In Hydractinia symbiolongicarpus strain clone_291-10 chromosome 15, HSymV2.1, whole genome shotgun sequence, one DNA window encodes the following:
- the LOC130628584 gene encoding ras and EF-hand domain-containing protein homolog isoform X7, translating into MPKKRYADIAGQEYLDDLYEIARSRNDPMLLESLESFLAATIDNLLQKQSDNEKLDHALKTATEKNSEIANQLEQEMEQQVAMLEEKIRQEEQRKLDQQKEEANRQILSAQYELLEMEKKVKELEEKVESKANEVNVPDEIIDEIKRKEKENEMLQKKLLEFQTQMALMRTQVAEMKSEYDSQSERLMNERGTVLGCVQEQENLTRQLHLLHEANKKLHDTNDDLRSALDSRKYNSFMEPSISPIKRSTSAGVSMRRPKDSFSSFRSDPGRPFSANSSVNDFDDTDEDSRSILPHDEEINEASLLTELMAVGDHRAIPGQPKPGTILPIKDIETDYVDPDAVTPDFLENNDSFDTSVIGSRHENLSYAPDASYLENSNSDREHFVKQLDVLCETNKRLGESNDELRQALSILSGQLKADHEWKQTIVSNGIQSAPVTPIRAQSVTSSYQERPQSTSSPRRVLLTKSGHHSLSQSRSMPDLSTSFDDNADDETTQASTTQAESTTQVESTVFNETMCTCENNIPEEGFSMCDDCLHEDLVTFDESFSLNSAPSHTIYSEAAENSKPCSCDKIQTCDMCTQVNDASLNPVKLDKSIQCEVEEELEPKVTELNASNKNNHIREEGKCQCDVEETENPMEKSTQISDLQLFQTMEDIRVPFQTHDEERSPPQICGKCQTEIKHHQTGIDVCLCNNNHDDSINQLPESTLLTDSDSNNYSDQETTQPSFSKRVKPIGEDSDQDATYETNYGLTVDDSNDMSTWMSDINSSFSLLQNIESELSMYAQRQPDEEIDEDDMDDEELVRLVDKTNEEDLSVSVSEDPITVEEKILEPRGPAVGADTSTESMSSATSDMGSRDQMFKIVLAGNAAVGKSSFIIRLCKDKFYSALNSTLGVDYQVKKMNVGNDSITLQLWDTAGQERFRSIAKSYFRRVDGVVLLYDVTCENSFLDVRDWLESIESSASRRIPVIICGNKVDLRPGAEKCGMPVISTEQGRKLALSVGAMFIECSAKDGTNIEKACRDLTKQLQAAEDEYLREPGITLDEETQPKKKTGCCRS; encoded by the exons ATGCCAAAAAAACGTTATGCTGACATTGCTGG TCAAGAGTATCTTGATGATTTGTACGAAATTGCACGAAGTCGAAATGACCCAATGTTGTTGGAATCCTTGGAAAGCTTCCTTGCAGCTACTATTGATAATCTGCTACAAAAACAATCTGATAATGAAAAGCTTGATCATGCCCTTAAAAC agCAACAGAAAAAAATTCCGAAATTGCCAATCAGTTGGAACAAGAAATGGAGCAACAAGTGGCCATGTTGGAAGAAAAAATAAGACAGGAGGAGCAACGGAAATTAGACCAACAGAAAGAGGAAGCTAACCGCCAAATTCTTTCAGCCCAATATGAATTGCTTGAAATGGAGAAAAAAGTTAAAGAG CTGGAAGAAAAAGTTGAAAGTAAAGCAAATGAAGTAAATGTGCCAGATGAAATAATTgatgaaattaaaagaaaagaaaag GAAAATGAAATGCTACAGAAAAAACTCCTGGAGTTTCAAACACAGATGGCATTAATGAGAACACAGGTGGCTGAGATGAAGTCCGAATATGATTCACAAAGCGAACGCCTAATGAATGAGCGCGGAACAGTTCTTGGTTGTGTACAGGAACAGGAAAATCTTACAAGACAATTACACTTACTACATGAAGCGAACAAAAAACTTCATGATACAAATGATGACTTGCGCTCTGCTTTAGAT TCTCGAAAATATAACAGCTTTATGGAACCCAGTATCTCACCAATTAAACGCTCAACTAGTGCTGGCGTCAGCATGAGAAGACCAAAAGATTCATTTAGCTCCTTTAG aagtGATCCTGGGCGTCCTTTTTCTGCTAATTCAtctgtcaatgattttgatGACACTGATGAAGATTCAAGATCGATTCTACCACATGATGAAGAAATAAATGAGGCTTCACTTTTAACAGAATTAATGGCAGTTGGCGACCATAGG GCAATTCCTGGTCAACCTAAACCTGGTACTATATTACCAATAAAAGATATAGAAACAGATTATGTTGACCCTGATGCTGTGACTCCAGATTTTTTAGAAAACAATGATTCG TTTGACACGTCTGTCATTGGTAGCAGGCATGAAAATCTCAGCTATGCACCAGATGCTTCCTATCTTGAAAATTCGAACAGTGACCGCGAGCATTTCGTGAAACAACTTGATGTTCTTTGCGAAACCAATAAAAGGTTGGGTGAAAGTAACGATGAATTGCGACAAGCATTGTCG ATTTTATCAGGCCAGTTGAAAGCAGATCATGAGTGGAAACAAACTATTGTAAGCAATGGCATTCAATCTGCTCCTGTCACTCCGATTAGAGCACAGTCAGTTACTAG TTCGTATCAAGAGCGACCTCAAAGCACAAGCTCTCCACGCCGAGTTCTTCTCACCAAAAGTGGCCATCACTCA CTCTCACAGTCGCGTTCTATGCCTGATCTTTCAACGAGTTTTGACGACAATGCTGACGATGAAACTACCCAAGCTAGTACCACGCAAGCAGAAAGTACCACGCAAGTTGAAAGTACAGTATTCAATGAAACGATGTGTACCTGTGAAAATAACATTCCAGAAGAAGGGTTTTCGATGTGTGATGACTGCTTACATGAAGACTTGGTTACGTTTGATGAATCTTTTTCACTGAATAGCGCTCCAAGCCATACCATTTACAGCGAAGCAGCTGAAAATTCAAAACCGTGTTCGTGTGATAAAATACAAACCTGTGATATGTGTACACAAGTCAATGATGCAAGCTTAAACCCAGTAAAACTTGATAAGTCAATTCAATGTGAGGTAGAAGAGGAGTTGGAACCTAAGGTAACTGAGTTAAATGCATCGAATAAAAACAATCATATCCGTGAAGAAGGAAAATGTCAATGTGATGTTGAAGAAACTGAAAATCCCATGGAAAAATCAACACAGATCTCAGATTTGCAGTTGTTTCAGACCATGGAAGATATTCGTGTACCTTTTCAAACCCATGATGAAGAACGATCTCCACCGCAGATCTGTGGAAAATGCCAAACAGAAATTAAACATCATCAGACTGGCATCGACGTCTGTTTATGTAATAACAATCACGATGACTCGATTAACCAACTTCCAGAATCCACCCTTCTCACTGATTCAGACAGCAATAACTACAGCGACCAAGAGACCACCCAACCAAGTTTTAGCAAGCGAGTCAAACCGATCGGCGAAGACAGTGATCAG GATGCTACATACGAGACAAATTATGGACTGACTGTTGACGACAGCAACGACATGTCTACATGGATGAGTGACATAAATTCGTCCTTTTCTTTACTACAAAATATTGAATCTGAG TTGAGTATGTATGCGCAACGCCAACCAGACGAGGAGATTGATGAGGATGATATGGATGATGAAGAATTAGTTCGTTTAGTTGACAAAACCAACGAGGAAGACTTATCTGTAAGCGTCTCTGAGGACCCAATCACAGTCGAAGAAAAAATATTGGAACCACGTGGCCCTGCTGTTGGCGCTGACACATCCACTGAATCGATGTCGAGTGCAACTTCAGATATGGGATCACGTGATCAAATGTTTAAGATTGTTTTGGCGGGAAACGCAGCTGTTGGGAAGTCAAGCTTTATCATTCGACTGTGCAAAGATAAATTTTATTCTGCATTAAACTCCACATTGG GAGTGGATTATCAAGTGAAGAAAATGAATGTTGGAAATGACTCAATCACGTTACAATTGTGGGACACAGCTGGTCAAGAGAGGTTTAGAAGCATAGCTAAAAGTTACTTTCGACGCGTGGATGGTGTAGTTCTTCTTTATGACGTCACATGTGAAAACTCGTTCCTTGACGTACGTGATTGGTTAGAATCTATCGAATCCAGCGCATCCCGTCGAATTCCTGTAATTATatgtggcaacaaagtggacttgCGTCCTGGAGCGGAGAAATGCGGCATGCCAGTTATCTCAACGGAACAAGGAAGAAAACTTGCACTCAGTGTTGGTGCAATGTTTATCGAATGTAGTGCTAAAGATGGTACCAACATTGAGAAAGCTTGTCGAGACTTGACAAA GCAATTACAAGCAGCTGAAGACGAGTATCTTCGTGAACCTGGCATCACGCTTGATGAAGAAACTCAACCGAAGAAAAAAACAGGTTGTTGTCGGAGTTGA